The following proteins come from a genomic window of Miscanthus floridulus cultivar M001 chromosome 2, ASM1932011v1, whole genome shotgun sequence:
- the LOC136539973 gene encoding uncharacterized protein produces MGLPLEQWRGGGEADGGKKQAVDASSSSSVAGCRTPDGANGQAARDCPAAPRKRRAPAGVVAQQQQRRDFYTGDDVEAFFAAHNL; encoded by the coding sequence ATGGGTCTCCCGCTGGAGCagtggcgcggcggcggcgaggcggacGGCGGCAAGAAGCAGGCCGTcgacgcgtcgtcgtcgtcgtcggtggcAGGGTGCAGGACGCCTGACGGTGCCAACGGGCAGGCGGCCAGGGACTGCCCCGCCGCGCCCCGGAAGAGGAGGGCCCCCGCGGGCGTGgtcgcgcagcagcagcagcgcagggACTTTTACACCGGCGACGACGTCGAGGCCTTCTTCGCCGCTCACAACCTCTAG